A genome region from Dehalococcoidia bacterium includes the following:
- a CDS encoding aldehyde ferredoxin oxidoreductase family protein, with translation MQERKIAYIDLSTGEVRKELIPHKMREMYLGGRGIDMYLLYNHISPGIDPLGPENVLAVSAGLLVGTLAPSSGRCDLAAKSPLTGFIGNSNMGGFFAPELRFAGFDHLVIKGKAEKPVYLWIHDGEIQIRDAAHLWGKDTSETPAIIRTEHGDEDIKVMCIGEAGENLVRFAIILGGIKNSGGRTGLGCVMGSKKLKAIAVRGTQGLAITYSEEALGYLDYLMGLIRDNSVFKEFSKWGTPMFHSSSDLVGRIRNRNFQLNKVPNGEVLYAENLGKYSIGMAACFGCPIHCRHRYVVPEGPGKGSYVEGPEWSTLSALTAEVDCIRMEAALVGNYLVNKYGIDSLEFGSMVSWAMELYEKGIIDDKVTEGLRLEWGNEEAMYEMVRRIAKREGVLGDILADGPLRAIEKLGEESRYYNLHIKGMSCLHTDERPTPSHALGIATSTRGADHLRSRPGVDAHLLPPETRDKLFGFPTPDMVSYEGSAKLVWWHELIYAISDALGTCKFQPLLMSPSIFGYDDYCKLTHYITGLDLSVSEMMEIGERIYTLERMFNNREGGSREDDTLPERYFVEPTPAGIPGFKDKTIDREKFNQLLDEYYEAHGWDKDGVPMAETLARLGLDNEPSHVI, from the coding sequence CAGCGCAGGTCTACTCGTAGGCACCCTGGCTCCATCCAGTGGAAGATGTGATCTGGCGGCTAAGTCTCCGCTAACAGGCTTTATAGGCAACAGTAATATGGGAGGCTTTTTCGCTCCTGAGCTCAGGTTTGCTGGATTCGATCATCTGGTGATCAAGGGGAAGGCCGAAAAGCCCGTTTATCTCTGGATACATGATGGGGAGATCCAGATTCGAGATGCCGCTCACCTCTGGGGGAAGGACACCAGTGAAACCCCTGCCATTATCAGAACAGAGCATGGAGACGAAGACATAAAGGTAATGTGTATCGGCGAGGCGGGAGAAAACCTGGTCAGGTTCGCCATCATCCTCGGCGGGATTAAGAACAGCGGGGGCCGAACGGGGTTGGGCTGTGTCATGGGCTCGAAGAAACTGAAAGCCATTGCCGTCAGAGGTACTCAGGGTTTGGCCATCACGTATAGCGAGGAGGCTCTGGGGTATCTTGATTATCTTATGGGGCTAATAAGGGATAACTCGGTGTTTAAAGAATTCTCCAAATGGGGCACCCCAATGTTCCACAGCTCATCGGACTTGGTGGGCCGGATAAGGAACAGAAACTTCCAGCTCAATAAGGTTCCCAACGGCGAGGTTTTGTATGCTGAGAACCTGGGCAAATACTCGATAGGGATGGCTGCCTGCTTCGGTTGTCCGATCCACTGTCGCCATAGATACGTGGTACCGGAAGGGCCTGGCAAGGGTAGCTACGTTGAAGGTCCAGAATGGAGTACGCTGTCTGCCCTGACCGCAGAGGTTGATTGCATAAGAATGGAAGCTGCCCTCGTTGGCAACTACCTGGTCAATAAGTATGGTATCGACTCCCTGGAGTTTGGCAGCATGGTCTCTTGGGCAATGGAGCTCTATGAGAAAGGGATCATCGATGACAAGGTTACCGAAGGTCTGAGGCTGGAGTGGGGCAACGAGGAAGCGATGTACGAAATGGTGCGCAGGATTGCCAAAAGGGAGGGAGTACTGGGAGACATATTGGCTGATGGGCCCCTTAGAGCTATAGAGAAGCTAGGGGAGGAATCACGCTACTACAACCTCCACATAAAGGGCATGAGTTGTCTACACACGGATGAGAGGCCTACTCCTAGCCATGCATTGGGCATAGCTACATCTACCAGGGGCGCTGATCACCTGAGAAGTCGCCCTGGTGTGGATGCTCACCTGTTGCCCCCAGAGACCAGGGACAAGTTGTTCGGCTTCCCCACGCCTGACATGGTCTCCTATGAAGGGAGTGCTAAGCTGGTCTGGTGGCATGAGCTTATATACGCTATTTCAGACGCCCTGGGGACGTGTAAGTTCCAGCCTCTTCTCATGAGTCCCTCCATTTTCGGTTACGATGACTATTGCAAGCTGACTCACTACATCACAGGCCTTGATCTGTCAGTGTCAGAGATGATGGAGATAGGGGAAAGAATCTATACTCTGGAAAGGATGTTTAATAATCGAGAAGGGGGGTCGAGGGAAGACGATACCCTGCCTGAGCGTTACTTTGTAGAGCCGACCCCTGCTGGTATTCCCGGCTTCAAGGATAAGACCATAGACAGGGAGAAGTTTAACCAGTTGCTAGACGAGTACTATGAGGCACATGGCTGGGATAAGGATGGGGTGCCCATGGCAGAGACGTTGGCAAGGTTGGGCTTGGATAATGAGCCTTCCCACGTAATTTAG
- a CDS encoding 4Fe-4S dicluster domain-containing protein — MMKMLIVDHSKCTGCRLCEVVCSAKKNGAVNPTKARITVIRWESICVDTPMLCQQCESAPCMAVCPVVALARDEDIGRVTINYDLCIGCKFCVAACPFGTMKFDPVARKVIKCDLCDGDPTCVKFCETKALRYVDASTVNIAKMREAAEKLSELIRKSAA, encoded by the coding sequence ATGATGAAGATGCTGATTGTGGACCACTCTAAGTGTACTGGCTGTAGGCTATGTGAGGTAGTCTGCTCGGCCAAGAAGAACGGGGCGGTAAACCCTACCAAGGCAAGGATCACCGTCATCAGATGGGAATCTATTTGCGTTGATACCCCAATGCTGTGCCAGCAGTGTGAGTCGGCACCCTGTATGGCCGTGTGTCCGGTAGTAGCTCTGGCTAGAGATGAAGACATAGGGAGGGTGACTATAAATTATGACCTTTGTATCGGGTGCAAGTTTTGCGTGGCGGCTTGTCCCTTTGGCACTATGAAGTTCGATCCTGTTGCCAGGAAGGTGATTAAGTGCGATCTCTGTGATGGCGACCCGACATGCGTCAAGTTCTGCGAAACAAAAGCGCTACGATATGTGGATGCCAGCACTGTGAACATAGCAAAGATGAGAGAGGCAGCAGAAAAGCTCTCTGAGCTGATCAGGAAGTCTGCTGCTTGA